A section of the Methanomassiliicoccales archaeon genome encodes:
- a CDS encoding amidase family protein produces MSVPAPHDLIRFAKERYHAFTEIAETFVDAEFHFSAKDNLCANGFQARAGSAILEGYVPPFDAAPIQRLKTAGGQLVGKTTMDEFGFGTFSVNSAHGIPLNPFDIQRSCGGSSGGAGAAACLIPGHIALGVSTGGSISGPASFCGVVGLSPTYGRVSRYGLIDYGNSLDKVGLLSRSATLVRKHFRTIAGPDPKDPTSCAQPQLPTKGGMPDSLAVPKEALANLDPAVSKGFQEAVGRIREMGVKVEEISMPSLRYAMPAYYILATSEASTNLARYCGMRFGRREEELNQHFNDFFSGVRSQSFGDEAKRRILLGTFCRMVGFRSRYYLKSLAVRQMLIEEYRKVFQDHQMVLTPTMPFLPPRFEDISKMTPLEIYGADFLTIPPNLTGMPHVSLPCAYQQGLPVGMQLVSDHWHEMDLLEMSSEWEAHFPYRFPEVGP; encoded by the coding sequence GTGAGCGTCCCCGCTCCTCATGACCTGATACGTTTCGCCAAGGAACGATATCATGCCTTCACCGAGATAGCGGAGACCTTTGTCGACGCTGAGTTCCATTTCTCGGCCAAGGACAATCTGTGCGCCAATGGATTTCAGGCCCGGGCCGGCTCGGCCATTCTGGAAGGTTATGTTCCACCGTTCGACGCCGCACCGATCCAAAGGCTCAAGACCGCCGGCGGACAGCTGGTAGGCAAGACCACCATGGACGAGTTCGGCTTCGGTACCTTCAGCGTCAATTCTGCGCACGGGATACCGCTTAACCCCTTCGATATCCAGCGCAGCTGCGGAGGATCGTCAGGCGGTGCTGGAGCAGCGGCATGCCTGATCCCCGGGCATATCGCCTTGGGCGTTTCCACCGGAGGCTCCATATCCGGTCCCGCATCCTTCTGCGGGGTGGTCGGACTGTCGCCTACCTATGGCCGGGTCTCCCGCTACGGCCTCATCGACTACGGTAACTCCCTGGACAAGGTCGGTCTGCTGTCCCGTTCGGCAACATTGGTGCGAAAGCATTTCCGGACGATCGCCGGACCGGACCCCAAGGACCCTACCTCCTGCGCCCAGCCTCAACTTCCGACCAAGGGCGGGATGCCCGATTCCTTGGCCGTGCCCAAGGAGGCCCTGGCCAACTTGGACCCGGCAGTGAGCAAGGGATTTCAGGAGGCCGTCGGTAGAATACGGGAAATGGGGGTGAAGGTCGAGGAGATCTCCATGCCCTCCCTGCGCTACGCGATGCCCGCCTATTACATTCTGGCGACCTCGGAGGCCTCCACCAACCTGGCTCGTTACTGCGGTATGCGTTTCGGCCGCCGGGAGGAAGAGCTCAATCAGCACTTCAACGATTTCTTCTCCGGCGTTCGCTCGCAGAGCTTCGGTGATGAGGCGAAACGCCGCATCCTTCTGGGCACGTTCTGCCGCATGGTCGGGTTCCGCAGCCGCTACTACCTGAAGTCCTTGGCCGTACGGCAGATGCTCATCGAGGAATACCGCAAGGTGTTCCAGGACCATCAGATGGTGCTCACACCTACCATGCCCTTCTTGCCTCCGCGCTTCGAGGACATTAGCAAGATGACGCCGTTGGAGATATATGGAGCGGACTTCCTGACCATCCCACCGAACCTCACTGGGATGCCTCATGTATCCTTACCATGCGCTTACCAGCAGGGGCTGCCAGTGGGAATGCAGCTGGTCTCCGACCATTGGCATGAGATGGACCTGCTGGAGATGTCCTCCGAGTGGGAGGCACACTTCCCTTACCGATTCCCGGAGGTGGGACCATGA
- the gatC gene encoding Asp-tRNA(Asn)/Glu-tRNA(Gln) amidotransferase subunit GatC: MDREIIARVAKVARLELTEEEMERYAQDLDDILNSFSILDEAPMCDNFTFNPIAVVDVLREDQPGQDIDPQLLRKQMRTYEDYVRGPRLS, from the coding sequence ATGGACCGAGAGATAATAGCCCGGGTGGCCAAAGTGGCCAGGCTCGAACTGACCGAGGAGGAGATGGAACGCTACGCCCAGGACCTGGACGACATCCTCAATAGCTTCTCGATCCTGGACGAGGCTCCCATGTGCGATAACTTCACCTTCAACCCCATAGCGGTCGTGGACGTTCTGAGGGAGGACCAGCCTGGCCAGGACATCGACCCCCAGCTGCTGCGTAAGCAGATGAGGACCTACGAGGATTATGTCAGGGGGCCTCGATTATCGTGA
- a CDS encoding ribonuclease HI family protein: MKLRLYSDGGSRGNPGRSAYAFIICDEKGKEIGSGSNFIGTMTNNEAEYHGLLAGLKEVKSRGAAEVEVFMDSELVIKQLKGQYRVKAPNLIPLFAEAIKLLEGFTSAKANHVYRENPIITKADSMVNWVLDQHVLAQQLRK, encoded by the coding sequence ATGAAATTGCGCTTGTACAGCGATGGAGGTTCGCGGGGCAATCCCGGACGCTCGGCCTACGCTTTCATAATCTGCGACGAGAAAGGCAAGGAGATCGGTTCCGGGTCCAACTTCATAGGGACGATGACGAACAACGAAGCGGAGTACCATGGACTATTGGCCGGTCTCAAGGAGGTCAAGAGCCGCGGCGCCGCCGAGGTGGAGGTGTTCATGGACTCCGAGCTGGTCATAAAGCAATTGAAAGGACAGTACCGGGTCAAGGCGCCGAATCTCATACCGCTGTTCGCCGAGGCGATAAAATTGCTTGAGGGCTTCACCTCCGCCAAGGCGAACCACGTATACCGGGAGAACCCCATCATAACCAAGGCGGATTCCATGGTCAACTGGGTACTGGACCAGCACGTCCTTGCCCAACAACTTCGTAAATGA
- the hisS gene encoding histidine--tRNA ligase — MIQRPRGTRDFGPEEMEIRRFFEDMMRQEAVLHGFREVSTPIFEHTELFTLKSGPGVVEEIYAFQDKGGREICLRPELTASVVRFFLNDLTNFPRPLKMFYFGQCFRYERPQAGRYREFFQFGSEIIGNPTPETDAEVIGLAAAIVERSGLRDYRIRIGHIGILRELLSRAGVEGDRALPILQKLDKKMYPEAEDLMTQAGIAPEIMAEIVETTKLTGPISVLDSFEGPARDYIREVCDILLAMGFGNVSVDLGVVRGLAYYTGMVFEVDAPKLGAEKQICGGGSYSLAELFGGEKVFSTGFAIGFDRTLLALQTEGAALPQERLTAFVVPVNDLMRGHAFKLVSELRRAGISADIDLMRRNMGKNLKFAAAMKAKYAIIVGDKELESASVTLRDLSSGEQSLVSMSDIVAKLK, encoded by the coding sequence ATGATCCAAAGGCCCCGGGGGACCAGGGATTTCGGCCCGGAGGAGATGGAGATACGCCGGTTCTTCGAGGACATGATGCGCCAGGAAGCCGTATTGCACGGTTTTCGTGAGGTCTCCACACCTATTTTCGAGCACACCGAGCTATTCACCCTCAAGTCTGGACCGGGAGTGGTCGAGGAGATATACGCCTTCCAGGACAAAGGCGGCCGGGAGATATGCCTGCGTCCCGAGCTTACCGCCTCGGTGGTGAGGTTCTTCCTTAACGATCTGACGAACTTTCCAAGGCCGCTGAAGATGTTCTACTTCGGCCAATGCTTCAGGTACGAACGTCCGCAGGCGGGTCGTTACCGGGAGTTCTTCCAGTTCGGGTCGGAGATCATCGGCAACCCAACGCCTGAGACGGATGCGGAAGTGATCGGACTGGCCGCGGCCATTGTGGAACGCAGCGGCCTGCGGGATTACCGCATCCGCATAGGGCACATCGGCATTTTGAGGGAGCTGCTCTCCCGGGCCGGGGTCGAGGGGGACAGGGCCCTGCCGATATTGCAGAAGCTGGACAAGAAGATGTATCCGGAGGCGGAGGACCTCATGACCCAAGCGGGGATCGCCCCTGAGATCATGGCCGAGATCGTCGAGACCACCAAGCTCACCGGCCCCATCTCCGTGCTGGATTCGTTCGAGGGACCGGCCCGGGATTACATCAGGGAGGTCTGCGACATCCTTCTGGCCATGGGGTTCGGCAACGTGAGCGTGGACCTAGGCGTCGTTCGCGGTCTGGCCTACTACACCGGCATGGTCTTCGAGGTGGATGCCCCCAAGTTGGGGGCTGAGAAGCAGATATGCGGCGGCGGCTCCTATTCACTGGCAGAGCTTTTCGGCGGGGAGAAGGTCTTTTCCACCGGATTCGCCATCGGTTTCGACCGTACGCTGTTGGCGTTGCAGACCGAGGGAGCGGCTCTACCGCAGGAACGGTTGACCGCCTTTGTGGTTCCGGTGAACGACCTGATGCGAGGGCACGCTTTCAAACTGGTATCGGAACTGAGACGCGCCGGTATCTCCGCTGACATCGACCTTATGCGACGGAACATGGGCAAGAACCTGAAGTTCGCCGCCGCTATGAAGGCCAAGTATGCCATAATCGTGGGGGATAAGGAGCTGGAGAGCGCTTCTGTCACTTTACGGGACCTTTCCAGCGGAGAGCAGTCCCTGGTGAGCATGTCGGACATCGTAGCAAAATTGAAGTGA
- a CDS encoding aminotransferase class I/II-fold pyridoxal phosphate-dependent enzyme, whose amino-acid sequence MKGLSTRSVHDGDLSMRFEGAINTPIFQSSTFAFPTDDPRSWEGEVPEGAYIYSRYGNPTVNAVENKLASLEGGESALAFSSGMGAISTTLLAFLKKGDRIVAMEDLYGGTYALLKNELPRMGIDVEFVPTTSAEKLCQAIDGRTKVVYLESPTNPLLKLIDVRETCSMAKERGCKVLIDNTFATPIFQRPISMGVDVVLHSATKYLNGHSDVIAGLAVGSKEDMALVHQKRKLLGAVLDPLPAYLMGRGMRTLELRMRRHDSNARKVAEFLESHPRVEKCIYPGLPSHPDHVLAQRQMDGYGGMVTFEMKGGREAAENALKRFQIIAKAASLGGVESLASMPVNTSHVSFGKEARKRLGIGDGMIRLSVGIEDPEDLCEDLEQAMR is encoded by the coding sequence ATGAAAGGATTGTCCACTCGCTCCGTGCATGACGGCGACCTGTCGATGAGGTTTGAGGGCGCCATCAACACACCCATCTTCCAGAGCAGCACTTTCGCATTTCCCACCGATGACCCGCGCTCTTGGGAAGGAGAGGTGCCAGAGGGCGCCTACATCTACAGTCGCTACGGCAATCCCACCGTAAATGCGGTGGAGAACAAGTTGGCATCCCTGGAAGGCGGAGAGTCCGCCCTGGCCTTCTCATCGGGTATGGGGGCCATATCCACCACGTTGCTGGCATTCCTGAAAAAAGGCGATAGGATCGTCGCCATGGAGGACCTGTACGGCGGGACCTACGCCCTGCTGAAGAACGAACTGCCACGGATGGGCATCGATGTGGAGTTCGTACCGACCACCTCCGCCGAGAAGCTCTGTCAGGCTATCGATGGAAGGACCAAGGTGGTGTATCTAGAAAGCCCGACCAATCCATTGTTGAAGCTTATCGATGTTCGGGAGACCTGTTCAATGGCGAAGGAGAGGGGCTGCAAGGTCCTGATAGACAACACCTTCGCCACTCCGATATTCCAGCGGCCCATCTCCATGGGCGTGGACGTGGTCCTGCACAGCGCCACCAAATACCTGAACGGGCACTCGGACGTGATCGCCGGTCTGGCCGTCGGTTCCAAGGAGGACATGGCATTGGTCCACCAGAAGCGCAAACTGTTGGGAGCGGTGCTGGACCCTTTGCCGGCGTATCTGATGGGCAGGGGGATGCGAACATTGGAACTGAGGATGAGGCGTCATGATTCCAACGCCCGGAAGGTGGCCGAGTTCCTGGAATCCCACCCCCGGGTGGAAAAGTGCATCTACCCCGGATTACCGTCCCATCCGGACCACGTCCTGGCTCAGAGACAGATGGACGGTTACGGTGGAATGGTCACCTTTGAAATGAAGGGGGGTCGAGAGGCCGCAGAGAACGCGCTCAAACGTTTCCAGATAATCGCCAAGGCCGCCAGCCTGGGAGGGGTGGAATCCCTGGCCAGCATGCCGGTCAACACCTCGCACGTATCGTTCGGCAAGGAAGCACGAAAGAGACTGGGCATTGGGGACGGGATGATCCGGCTCTCCGTAGGCATCGAAGATCCTGAGGACCTCTGCGAAGACCTGGAACAGGCCATGCGCTAG
- a CDS encoding GTP-binding protein, which translates to MALTIEEQVKAIQDEIDKTQKNKATEYHIGKLKAKMAKLRDEVEKRRTSSGGPAKGYSVKKSGNATVALVGFPSVGKSTLLNILTGAKSEVGSYDFTTLDVVPGAYEYQGAKIQVLDMPGLIRDAAKGKGRGREVISVVRASDLVLFVLDFYDTNLQVLVRELENAGMRINTHPPDVVITRREIGGVDVKSTVKLTKIDMELARAMVVEYGLVNADVVIREDVDQDQLVDVLSGNRIYISAVLAINKIDISDATYLKEIRIKFKDWDPVFISAVKDIGIDDLKAKIFQRLELIRVYMKKQGEDADLDEPLIAKHGSTVGDVCDSLHRIFRLNFRYALIWGKSARFPGQMVGLEHKLADGDVLSVIYKRTGE; encoded by the coding sequence ATGGCCCTGACAATAGAAGAGCAGGTCAAAGCGATCCAAGATGAGATCGACAAGACCCAGAAGAACAAGGCCACCGAGTACCACATCGGTAAGCTCAAGGCCAAGATGGCCAAGCTTCGCGATGAGGTGGAGAAAAGAAGGACTTCCAGCGGAGGCCCTGCCAAAGGGTATTCCGTCAAAAAGAGCGGAAACGCCACTGTGGCCCTCGTGGGATTTCCCAGCGTCGGTAAGTCCACTTTGTTGAACATACTGACCGGCGCCAAGTCCGAGGTGGGGTCCTATGATTTCACCACGCTCGACGTGGTCCCTGGCGCTTACGAGTACCAGGGAGCTAAGATCCAGGTCCTGGACATGCCCGGGCTGATCCGGGATGCCGCCAAGGGCAAGGGCCGAGGCAGGGAGGTCATCTCGGTGGTGCGCGCCTCAGACCTGGTACTGTTCGTTTTGGACTTCTACGATACCAACCTGCAGGTGCTGGTACGGGAGCTGGAGAATGCTGGGATGCGCATCAACACCCACCCTCCGGACGTGGTCATAACCCGCAGGGAGATCGGCGGCGTTGACGTTAAGTCGACGGTCAAGCTGACGAAGATCGACATGGAACTGGCCAGAGCCATGGTCGTGGAATATGGGCTGGTGAACGCAGACGTTGTCATTCGGGAGGATGTCGACCAGGACCAACTGGTGGACGTTCTTTCCGGGAACCGCATCTACATCAGCGCCGTCCTGGCCATCAACAAGATCGATATCTCCGACGCGACCTACCTGAAGGAGATACGTATAAAGTTCAAGGACTGGGACCCGGTCTTCATCTCCGCGGTCAAGGACATAGGCATCGACGATCTGAAGGCCAAGATCTTTCAAAGGCTGGAGCTCATTCGGGTCTACATGAAGAAGCAGGGAGAGGATGCTGATCTGGATGAACCGCTCATCGCCAAGCACGGAAGCACCGTGGGCGATGTCTGTGATTCCCTGCATCGTATCTTCAGGCTGAACTTCCGTTACGCCCTGATATGGGGGAAGAGCGCCCGCTTCCCAGGTCAGATGGTGGGATTGGAGCATAAGTTGGCCGACGGCGACGTCCTTTCGGTCATCTACAAACGTACCGGCGAGTAG
- a CDS encoding carbamate kinase, with amino-acid sequence MKEDRLAVLALGGNAILEAGEEATVETQMRNLERAFNHILPLLSYYPRLVLTHGNGPQVGNILLRNQVCHLETPPLPLDVCVAESQGQIAYLAMQAWDRVCRRSGTVVPMLSVITRTVVSKNDSSFSDPTKPVGSFYPEEKAKELERSNGWKFIEDVKRGGFRRVVPSPDVLRLAEEEQLSALCDRMERPFVLLCNGGGGVPVISTAEGYEGVEAVVDKDLASARLAQVLHADILIMVTDVEAVYLDFMSDSPRPLRIVTAADMRRHSEEGHFPSGSMGPKVEAAVRFVESTGRRTVITSAERLMDALEGRAGTTVE; translated from the coding sequence CCTGGGCGGCAATGCCATCCTGGAGGCAGGAGAGGAGGCCACCGTTGAGACCCAGATGAGAAACCTCGAAAGGGCCTTCAATCACATTCTGCCGTTGCTATCCTATTACCCGCGATTGGTCCTGACCCACGGGAACGGTCCGCAGGTGGGCAACATCCTGCTGCGCAACCAGGTGTGCCACCTGGAGACCCCACCCCTGCCGTTGGACGTCTGCGTGGCCGAGTCTCAGGGACAGATCGCCTACCTGGCCATGCAGGCCTGGGACCGCGTGTGCCGGCGATCAGGGACGGTCGTTCCTATGCTATCCGTGATAACCCGTACGGTAGTGTCCAAGAACGATTCCAGCTTCTCCGACCCGACCAAGCCGGTGGGGTCGTTCTATCCCGAAGAGAAGGCCAAGGAGCTGGAACGCTCCAATGGTTGGAAGTTCATCGAAGACGTCAAGCGGGGGGGCTTCCGTCGGGTGGTGCCCTCCCCGGACGTGCTGAGGTTGGCGGAAGAGGAGCAATTGAGCGCCCTTTGCGATCGCATGGAACGGCCTTTCGTCCTGCTCTGCAACGGTGGAGGCGGGGTCCCGGTGATATCCACCGCCGAAGGCTATGAAGGCGTGGAGGCGGTGGTGGACAAGGACCTGGCCTCGGCTAGATTGGCTCAGGTGTTGCATGCCGATATTTTAATAATGGTGACCGATGTTGAGGCCGTCTATCTGGATTTCATGAGCGATAGCCCGCGACCATTGAGGATTGTGACCGCCGCCGACATGCGTCGCCACTCCGAGGAAGGGCATTTCCCATCCGGGTCCATGGGACCCAAGGTGGAGGCGGCCGTTCGCTTCGTAGAGTCCACTGGCCGAAGGACTGTGATAACATCGGCCGAAAGGTTGATGGACGCCCTGGAAGGAAGGGCGGGCACCACAGTGGAATGA